From the genome of Dictyoglomus sp.:
AAATAATGCAGAAATAATAAATATAGATTTAGAAAATCTCTTTTTACCTTCTATAGAGGAGTTTGAACAAAATCTAGATTATATAATTGATTTCTTAAGAAGAGAACTCTATAGATTTGAAAATAAATTAGAAGAGGAAGAAAAACTAAGAATAGCAGTATTTTCTTTAGCTCTATTTTCTTCTCTTATTGATGCAGATAAAAAATCTGCAGGAAAAATAAAAGATATAGATAGAAAAGAAATTCCAGAAGATATTGTTGAAGTCTATAAAAGAGAGGCTTTTAAGGAAAGTAAAGATTATATTAATCAATTAAGAGAAGAAATTTTTCAGAAAGTTATTAAAAAAATAGATAATATAGATATAAAAAAACAAAAAATTTTTACTTTTACATCTCCAACAGGATCAGGTAAAACTTTAACAGGCTTTGCATTTGCTTTAAAACTCAGAAAGAAAATAGAAGAAGAGTTTGGATACACTCCAAGAATTATTTATTCTTTACCTTTTATTTCTATAATTAATCAAAATTATAACGTATTAAAAGATGTTCTATCAAAAATAGAAGATTTTAAAGGAAATTCCTCTTCTTATATAATTAGCCATCATCATTTAACAAAAATAGAATATGAAGAAGAAAATGAATTTAAAGAAGTAGACGAATCTTTAGCTCTTATTGAATCCTGGGAATCAGAAGTTATAGTTACCACCTTTGTACAGCTTTTGCATACTATAATTGGTTTTAAAAACAGTTTTCTAAAAAAATATCACAATATATCAAGAAGTATAATTATTCTTGATGAAGTACAAAACATACCCGTAGAATATTGGAATTTAATAGAAAAAATTTTTAAACTCATGTCCAAATATCTAAACTGCTATATTATTCTAATGACAGCAACAAAACCTTTAATATTTTCTTCTGACGATACTTTAGAGCTTCTTGATGACAATGAAATCTACTATGGGAAATTCAACAGGGTATTACTTTTTAGCGAGGTAAAAGAAGAAAAAAATTTAGATTCTCTTCTTCGCTGGTTTATAGATTTATATGATTCCGAAAAATCTTATATGATAGAATTAAATACAATAAGATCTTCCATTGAATTCTATAATAAGCTAAAAGAAAAAAAATTATGCTCACCTCTTTACTATCTTTCAGCAAATATTATTCCTAAAGAAAGATTTGAAAGAATAGAAAGAATAAAAAGAGATTTAAGTAATGGACTAAAACCTGTACTTGTTTCAACTCAAGTTGTAGAGGCAGGTGTAGATATAGATTTTGATGTAGTAATAAGAGATATAGGCCCCTTAGATTCTATTATTCAAGCTTCTGGAAGATGCAATAGAAATTTTAAATTAGACACAGGAGAGGTTTATGTGGTATCTCTAAAAGATGAAAGTGGAAAATCTTATGCTAATATGGTATACAAAAAACTTGCTCCAAGAATTGCTTTTGAAACTTTAATTACTTTTAGTAAAATCAAAGAATCAGAATTTATAAAAATGATAAATAATTACTTTGAAAGACTAAAATTTGAAAAATCTCAAGAAGAATCTGAAGTTATTTTATCAGCCCTAAAAGATCTTAAATTTTATGAAGATAAAGAGATCATCTCTGTTAGCTCTTTTAAACTTATAGACGAAAAAGGATTAGTTTATCCAGTATTTATTGAAATTGATGAGGAAGCTCAAAGAACATGGGATAAGTTTAAAAAAATAATTTTGAATGATTCTTTAAAAAGATGGGAGAAGAAAAGAAAGCTTTTAGAGATAAAAGCAAAACTTGAAGAATATATAGTCAATGTAAGAATAGAAAAAAATGCTCCATGGATTTTTGAAATAACCTTTGATCAAAATATAGGATATGTACCCATGTCTAAGATTCCTGATTATTATAATTCAGAGACAGGATTTAAAAAGAACGAGTTGAATTGTGTGGTCTACTAAACATAAATATGGCTTATGTAAATGGAACCTTAATAGCAAGCTATTTTATATGTAAAAGAGAATTATGGTTTATGGCTCATGAACTTACTCCTGATCAAGATAATTCTTTTCTAGAATTAGGAAGATTCATAGAAGAGGATTACTATAAAAGAGAAGAAAAAGGTTTTATAGTAGGAGAAATGAAAATTGATATAGTAAAACAAGGAGACGAGAATGTTATTATTGGAGAAATCAAAAAATCAAGTAGATCAGAACTTACTGGAATAATGCAGCTATCTTATTATTTAATGAGATTAAAAGAAATTGGAATTATAGCAAAAGGAGAAGTATTAATTCCTAAAGAGAGAAAGAAAATTCCTGTAGAACTCACAAAAGAGATAGAAGAGAAATTAAGAAAAGCTATAGAAGAAATCCAAATGATCATAATGGAGCCTTTTCCACCTAAACTCGAAAAAATACCTTATTGTACTCATTGTGCATATAGAGAATT
Proteins encoded in this window:
- the cas3 gene encoding CRISPR-associated helicase Cas3', translated to MNFYAHVEKKGEEINFEESVLLKKHLEEVGKRTAEYFFFEGGDFERIAYYVGATHDFGKYTTYFQKRLLEIQDFGKLADHGYISSLYSAFVFRKKLNQITEIDSALKEFLPFISFFVIYHHHLDLSSLSRLRCTLEDSAKKEILLKQIEDMKNNAEIINIDLENLFLPSIEEFEQNLDYIIDFLRRELYRFENKLEEEEKLRIAVFSLALFSSLIDADKKSAGKIKDIDRKEIPEDIVEVYKREAFKESKDYINQLREEIFQKVIKKIDNIDIKKQKIFTFTSPTGSGKTLTGFAFALKLRKKIEEEFGYTPRIIYSLPFISIINQNYNVLKDVLSKIEDFKGNSSSYIISHHHLTKIEYEEENEFKEVDESLALIESWESEVIVTTFVQLLHTIIGFKNSFLKKYHNISRSIIILDEVQNIPVEYWNLIEKIFKLMSKYLNCYIILMTATKPLIFSSDDTLELLDDNEIYYGKFNRVLLFSEVKEEKNLDSLLRWFIDLYDSEKSYMIELNTIRSSIEFYNKLKEKKLCSPLYYLSANIIPKERFERIERIKRDLSNGLKPVLVSTQVVEAGVDIDFDVVIRDIGPLDSIIQASGRCNRNFKLDTGEVYVVSLKDESGKSYANMVYKKLAPRIAFETLITFSKIKESEFIKMINNYFERLKFEKSQEESEVILSALKDLKFYEDKEIISVSSFKLIDEKGLVYPVFIEIDEEAQRTWDKFKKIILNDSLKRWEKKRKLLEIKAKLEEYIVNVRIEKNAPWIFEITFDQNIGYVPMSKIPDYYNSETGFKKNELNCVVY
- the cas4 gene encoding CRISPR-associated protein Cas4, coding for MCGLLNINMAYVNGTLIASYFICKRELWFMAHELTPDQDNSFLELGRFIEEDYYKREEKGFIVGEMKIDIVKQGDENVIIGEIKKSSRSELTGIMQLSYYLMRLKEIGIIAKGEVLIPKERKKIPVELTKEIEEKLRKAIEEIQMIIMEPFPPKLEKIPYCTHCAYREFCWS